The following are encoded in a window of Spea bombifrons isolate aSpeBom1 chromosome 2, aSpeBom1.2.pri, whole genome shotgun sequence genomic DNA:
- the KCTD4 gene encoding BTB/POZ domain-containing protein KCTD4, whose protein sequence is MERRTNRREKDGDDKCHNSEDGDQSTNCKSALVTLNVGGYLYITQNQTLSKYPDSYLEGVVNRKIFCPIDADGHYFIDRDGLLFRHVLNFLRNGELLLPEGFQENNLLAQEADFFRLKALSEAVKARWEKEQQAARETTFLEITDNHDRSQGLRIFCNASDFIARIKARIVLVSKSRLDGFPEEFCISSTVIQFKYFIKSENGTRLVLKEDNTFVCTLETLKFEAIMMALKCGFRLLTSLDCSKGSIVQSDALHFIK, encoded by the coding sequence ATGGAACGCAGAACAAACAGAAGGGAAAAGGACGGCGACGACAAATGCCACAATTCAGAAGACGGAGATCAAAGCACAAACTGCAAATCGGCTCTCGTCACCCTCAACGTCGGTGGATATCTGTACATCACACAAAACCAGACGTTATCCAAGTATCCAGACTCTTACCTGGAAGGTGTTGTGAACAGGAAAATCTTTTGTCCCATTGATGCAGATGGACATTACTTTATTGACAGAGATGGTCTATTGTTTAGGCACGTTCTAAACTTTCTACGCAATGGAGAACTCTTGCTGCCCGAAGGCTTCCAAGAAAACAACCTTTTGGCACAAGAAGCGGATTTTTTCAGGCTCAAGGCACTGAGTGAGGCTGTCAAAGCAAGATGGGAGAAGGAGCAACAAGCTGCCCGCGAGACCACTTTTCTGGAAATAACAGATAATCACGACCGGTCTCAGGGTCTTCGGATTTTCTGCAATGCCTCCGACTTCATAGCCAGAATAAAAGCTCGTATTGTGCTGGTTTCTAAAAGCAGACTGGATGGGTTTCCCGAGGAATTCTGTATCTCTTCAACTGTTAtccaatttaaatatttcatcaaATCGGAGAACGGGACGCGGCTAGTACTGAAGGAGGACAACACCTTTGTATGCACCCTGGAGACTCTTAAATTTGAAGCCATTATGATGGCACTAAAGTGTGGCTTTAGACTGCTGACAAGCCTGGATTGTTCAAAAGGGTCAATCGTTCAGAGCGATGCACTTCATTTTATCAAGTAA